The genomic stretch gaggcctggcgtgctgcgattcatggggtcacaaagagtcggacatgactgagcgactgatctgatctgatctgatctagatAACCCAGGTAAATCCAAATAAACAGAGATCCCTTAGCTGTACAAAATGACACACAAAAAGTATAAGCAGCAAGAATTCACTACTatccctttttattttctaaatcttccACCAACTATATCACTGCTAAATAAGTTCACATTTCCAAAATCATTCTAATTCCATATCATCTTGTGCAGGACtatgaaataaaatggaagcGTTCCCAATCTCTTTTACAAAACAGCAAAACTTTTGTTCTTGAACTGGCTAAGTACAAACACACTGTGATCTACATCACTGACACAGTTAgatactggaatgcattgtcttctattaaaaaggaataacatttgaaaaattcctaaagaaaagagagatgagTCTCCATGTGATTGTAGAGAACAGGAACACAAAGATGCCACATACTGGGTTCTCCCAAAGGGCCCGGCTCTCACTGCTGAGAAGGCTGACCGCTCCCTCTTCAATCACAGAGGGAAGGATCAGCCTCCTTTCCTGCCCCCTAGGACAAGGTGTTGGACGTGGGCCCGGAAGGAGCCTGGCTGCCCCTCTGGCTCAGAgtcccctttcttcctcccttgtAGCTTCTGAAGAGAGGGTGGAAGGAGCTGGGACCCCTTCAACAGACTTTATCCAGATACTCCAGGACTTTAAACTTACTGATCTCTGAGTAggcccagggaccccacaggaaCTCATAGCAACCAGGGTTGCCATCAGGCAGCTGCTGGTACTCCAGGTACCCCTCCCGCACCCACACTTGTGTCAGCAGTTCCCTAGGGTCCCCAAAGATGTAGTGCTCCCTCCGGGGACACACCCCTATCCTCCTGAGTGTTCTCCATATCTCCTCAGGGGCATGGTCATCCTCCACAGCGATCAAGCACAGGATCACCACCAGAAGGCCGGGTTTGGGCAACCCCTGCCCATCCCTCGGCATCTCATTGAGGGTGAGGctcagggtggggagcaggaTATAGGTGTGCTCACTGGGGTCCACCTCCTTCACCTCCAAACCAAAGACCAGCTGCAAGTACTCTGCAGCTTGACCGAGGACCACCAGGAAGGGGTCTTGGTAATCTCTGAGGACACTACTCAGCACTTCTGCCCTTTGTGATTGGCTCCTTCATGAGATACCTGCTAAGCAGGAATTTCACCAACTCATTCTTCTTCACCCGTAGTGCATCTGGGAGCAAGGACTTGGCATCTTCGTGGTCATGCGAGGTGCTTGGTACTTCTTCTTGCCTGCTGAGGCCATGGCCTTCAGACTGGCTCCCCAGAGTGGCAGGCATTGCAGTGGGAGAGGGGCAGACACCCACAGGGCTCTGTGGGAAACTGACTgtggcagcagcagccacctcctCCAGGGTTCCCCAGACtgggagacaggaggaggagTAAGCTGCATCTCCTTTCTTCCCCTGCTCCTCCACCTGCTCCACCtccatctcctcttcctcctcaccccaAATGCACTGTGCCTCCATTGGACCCTCATTCTCTCTTGGATCCTGAAAATCTCTCTCAGGCTGGTGGAGTTCATGCATCCTAGGCATGATGACTGTAGTCAAACCACAGACCGGAGTGAGGCAGGGGGACAGAGGCAGACCACGAGACTGCAGGAGAGGCTGGTTGTGAGCAGCCTCAGCTGAGAAACCCACTCTGGGTGGTCTGACTCAGGCCACTTACAGGTCTCCTCTTAAGGGGTGCTCTTGGGCCTCATAGAAGAGCTCTTCCTGAGTGGCCTGACCCATGGCTACCCAAAGGAGGATGTGAGGTGTCTCCCCAGGGTGCAGCCAGCCAAGCTTGAGGTTCCAGGGGTGAGACGGTGGGGGGATTAGGGCCTTGTGGGCTCCCCTCTGTGCTGGGATGGGGAGCCCCTGGTGCACATTCAGGGCACCCTCCTAACCTTGACTCCTGGCACTGCCTGGACCTCCTCTTTTCTCTGA from Bubalus bubalis isolate 160015118507 breed Murrah chromosome X, NDDB_SH_1, whole genome shotgun sequence encodes the following:
- the LOC123331696 gene encoding melanoma-associated antigen 11-like, with protein sequence MHELHQPERDFQDPRENEGPMEAQCIWGEEEEEMEVEQVEEQGKKGDAAYSSSCLPVWGTLEEVAAAATVSFPQSPVGVCPSPTAMPATLGSQSEGHGLSRQEEVPSTSHDHEDAKSLLPDALRVKKNELVKFLLSRDYQDPFLVVLGQAAEYLQLVFGLEVKEVDPSEHTYILLPTLSLTLNEMPRDGQGLPKPGLLVVILCLIAVEDDHAPEEIWRTLRRIGVCPRREHYIFGDPRELLTQVWVREGYLEYQQLPDGNPGCYEFLWGPWAYSEISKFKVLEYLDKVC